Part of the Poecilia reticulata strain Guanapo linkage group LG2, Guppy_female_1.0+MT, whole genome shotgun sequence genome is shown below.
tgaaaaaagtgaaaccaCTATACCTGACAAAAACTAGAGTAAAGCTAATCAACATTTAATAAGTAATGAAAATTAGCAAAGacactctaaaaactaaataaagctAACTGAATTAGATAAACGAAAACAttgcaatgaaataaaactaaactaaaaaaaaaaaagcaaccaaacTATCATCATCGTCGTGTCTAccacatgaaattaaaataaaatacactaatgTTTGTGGctcaaaaaatatgaaaaaaaaaaatcaatgggtctaaatatttctgcaatGTCTCCATCATCCTGTGTGGTTCAATCGTTGCAAAAACCGCACACTTAAACCAGCGCTACAAAAGcaggattttattaaaacttacacaaacataaataataaaacggGATGTGGAAAAACAATCAATGAAGCTCTTACAGGAATGCTACAGTCTTGTAGAACAATAATAAATCCATGTTGCTTTTTGGCTAGGTACGTACACAgaattgtcacaaaaaaaaaaaaatcaagatacataaatatataatttgaaataaagcccctgtgttttacaaacaaaacgtGTGTCTAATGTTAACTTTAAGTGCTGCATAATGAATgtcagacagacaaaaacaaaatgtacatgaTTTTACAGTCGATAGATCACTTTAACAATGACCTGTCCCTGTACCTCTatagctaataaataaatattaaatgcatATTCCCATTTACCTCGAGTTagagttaaatgaaaaatttaaatttaagttaaaaGCTGAACCAAACTCAGTTTGGTTCCCCTTGTTAAGGACAAACAAGTCCATTCATGTCCTTTTGCAGTCAGACAGTCCAGCTATCTTCATCGCTTCTTGGTTGTCACAATTAAAACAAGCAGGTGTCATTTCCTCTTTGGTTTCAATGACATTGTCAGGTTATTGCAGTTGATGGCAACATTAGAAAACTGGATGAGTCTTTTGGAGGACACATTGGTTTTGTTCCggttggtttggattttttgaGGTAAGGCGTGTGAAGTTATTATCAGTAACGATACTCTTACCTACAGCAGACGGTCGTCATAGCGCCGCGAGTTTGATGGAAAGTAACTAAATCCCTTCgttagggctggacaataaaatCAATAGCAAAATATATTGTGATGgacacgtgatcaatatcaagAGATAATATGTccgatagaatattcaatatataaaatatacacTGAACTGCGATCCCGAACCaaacagcattctgggggatgtaggcagaggataAGGCTTTAAATGCTCAAAAAGTGGGTGGTATAAACTAACtgactcgctctttggttacctagcaacaacctgttgagtaacttgtgcagcagcagcttaaggtgttaaaactgtggataaaacaggaaaggtcacaccaCCAGTGTGgcaacatttcagatatttaaaactaaaaaaaattaataaataatcattGATATCAACCGATATCATCCAGCCCCACCCTGCAGTGGTGGAAGCCAACAAGCTAGTCAATCTGTTTTAGCTAACATAGACATTTAAATCAGCTCAAGCTGGAGACATTCAGCAGGACAGAAGCAGGTGTTGggcctgttgttgttttgtccaACTGAACAACCTCCATGTTCCTTATTGGAGTCACCTTGGTTGACCCGGTCGGGTGTATGAATCCACCAGATTCACCTTTTCAGCTCTGATTTTTGCATTAGCTGTGCAAACATGGCATGCTAACATGTTTTCCAGGTCTCGTAGTTTCACAATTACCCCAGCAGACTCACAGTCAGCTGGGAACCAGCGATTGATACCATGTGTATCTGACTAATTAGCTTCCACCACTTAGAGGACGCACTTATTTTTCCAACAAGTTCAGAGTTAAATATAACAGACGAGAGAAACATTACTGATAATTACTCTAAAGAACCTCACTTCAATGCTGTGGGCCTAAGCTTTTAAGGCTTTCATTCCAACGTTGAGAATGTAAGCACAACATAAAGAATGTCATCACCTGACTGCTCATTCCCAATTGAACCAATGTGAGTTAATGTGAGGATGCCTTTTTCAAACCACCTAAAACTTTTAGGAAAACATTCATGCGCTCTCTGTTGTGTCTGAGACACTGATAACGCTCCACCCCAGTGTCCTTCTGGACATTTTGCCCAACACTGAGCACCGAAAAATCCTTTCTGCCTCGAAGCTCACTTCCTTTGTTGCTCCCTTATTGTTTGTAGTACTACAACATATACAGATGCTGACTCTATGTGGGACTCTAAGCCAAAAATCCATTGGCATGCAAATCGCAACACACTAAAAACGTCCTTTAAAATTCCAGTGCTGGTAAATGTTTAATCAAGAAGCTTTGTGGGAAAGTAAAAAGGTTCCGTTTTTaaccccccctttttttttctttctttctttcttttttagttcACCTGATGAAAGTCTCCAGGGCTGTTGGATGAAAGGCAATGTGGCGTACAACCAAACACACGCGGTGGCGTAAAACATAAACCAAACTGGTTCGACAATTCAACATCACTAATCCCCTAAAAGTGGTTCCATCGGTTAGAAAAATGTTCAGTAGCATGTTTGCTCCGCCGGTGACAAAGTTTCAGTTACCCCACTTTACAGCCCCAAAATACGTCCCTTCCGCCTCCTGGTCCAGCAGCCAAGCGTTAGATACTTCGACAAACAAGGCGTCTCCCTCCACCAGGTGGACCACTCGGCTCTGCTGGGCGCAGTACATGTTGTAACTCGTGTTGTTCCACTGCTTGGTGCTTCCCGTCTTCATCAGCAACACCTTCCTGCTGTTCTGTTTGATGCTCTTATGGTAGACGTACTGGATGAGCTGGGCCTTGCTCACGTCCGGCGGGCGCGTCCTGGCCTCACGGCCCTCGTCTGGACCGCCGATGTTGTAGTAGCGGAAGCAGGTTTTCACGTAGACGTAGTAGAGGCCCGATTCCCTCACCAGCAGGTTTCCGTCGTCGTAGCTCATTTTGTGGAGGTTTCCGTGCTGATCGTCCCACTTGATGTTAATCATGCTGTAGTCCTCTGCGAGATgacaagaacaaacaaaaaaaatgagtcaGAGAAGTTTACATTCAAAAAAGAATCTTTGGTTGTTGGTACCAAACGTGTTGATGGATTGTGTGGTTTGGTTTTGAGAAAATCAAAGTGAGAAACGTGGAGTTGACGTCGGACCACGTGATCGAGGCCAAAGTGCAAataataaactgcaaaaaaaaaataaatgtttcagtagctgtgtttctgttaacCATGAAATTGAGCAAAgtgaaattctgaaaattaaTCTGCCTAGTAGAAATgcagattttgaaaataattttgtttttgcgcTAGGTTGAGGATGTTTTTTTGGTCATGTTGAATttgatgtatttcacaaaactgcaacagaaacaccTTTTCAGGATCAGTGATCCTGATCAACGTGATCAGCgcctggatgttactactggcagaaatgaagaagacaacgacaggaagtggtaggcggatgatggcttgtttttttcataccagagctctcacagcatcacaaagTTCATAAAAAAGTTGTGTCATTCAAATGTGATGAATCCATAGCTCTAAAGTAAAATCATTGACTACAATTTCCTCAAAACACCACTCCGAAGTAGGCGAGGCTTGTAACTCCAAAGCCTGAATAAGACACTGacatctcctctgattggctgatgatGAGTGCTAGCACCATGGATGagttataaatatatttaaatatttttaaagacttatCGCATGAaaaaacttattcatgtgtgattttcatttcatttcttatttaatgaaaacactgcaatagtaaaattatatttcctGGACATTAGCAGGATATCGACAAGGacttgtgcacatttgtaatggaaacacagataCAGTTGATAGTGAACAAGTCGATCTTCTCTATGAACAACTCAgcaatgttttatgaaatatgttTGCTTATACTATGCAAGTTACCAAGGAAGGAAGCCCGTTCTTATTGACCTAAAGTGATCTCAAACTGCGTTCCTGAAGGCCAAAagtcctgcagcttttacatGTGACTCTTGTTCTACACACTTGAAGTAAATGGCTAAACTGCCTCACTAGCATGAAATCCAGCTCGTGATTTGACGATGCACAAACAATCATTTTCACTCTGTTTATGAGgatggcagccatattggatttcgGATTGGAGGTTTAGTTGGTGCAGATCCTCCAAATTGGCGTTCTACACTCGCAGAGAGTtccagatgcttttttttcctggaactCGCAAATTTTAACttctcagaaaaaacaaaaaccagagaaCAGTCGTCAGTCGGAGGAAAATTGCTAAAGTAAACACGTGGATGAAAGCACTTCATAAGATTGGAAAAGCAttgtgaagaaaagaaaagaaaaaaaaagagaacaaaactgtCTTGACCCTCAGCTCTGGGCCTCAGTGACTGATATCATgtcacttttcattttcaacacaCTTCATGTAAGTGCTCTGGCCACTCGGGCACGAACATCACGCCCCCACAAGCTGACTCCGTAAGTGTTCAATGGGGTTGATGTCAGCACTGCAGGCGGGCCGTCCCCTCCTAAACCATCTCTGAGAGAGTTGGGATTGAACTGACTGCACAATCTTTTCTCAATATCTTATCACCACCATAAAATTTGTTGCCAAGTACCAAAgtcagaataaagaaaaacaaaaaaaaaattcaaccaaGTGTAAATTTAATAGTTTACATTCCTAAAAGTAGCTGTAACCTTGATCCTTATCTTTAAACTTAACATTAAATGCAAGCTAAATGCACAAGTCATTGAATTATACCATGATCAGCTAATGCACAGCCATAAACTAGAACATTTTATGGATGTTTAGGACTTGGTTTGCGGATACTGCAAGTTGGAACAAGAATCAAATGGGGACGCAAATTATGTTTCTGTCGTCTTTACTAAAACTATAAGTTTCCACTTCTGCCAGTCCAGATTTGTTGTCAAATGGATGCCGTTTCCAGTGTGGATTCTTTAAGATGTAGAATGTGAGCATCTGAAATTTATTGTCAAGATCGGTTCTTCCAACAGCTAGTACAGTCACAATACTCCCCCAAATGAAAGAGCAAATATACTCTGGAGTAACGAGTAGAAGAACCTTCTAATCTAATGGTCCGAATGGGAAATAGACATGTTTTGTGGTATAAATATAGTCTAACAAAACCCAACCAGACGGAATAACCTGAACATGTGGATGGATCAGTAAGGATGTAGTTTATCTCTTTGTAGATATTTAACAGAAGAGGACGCTCTTTTAGGACCAACAGACGTCATGCTTAAGCTCTTGGAGGAGTTGGTATCCGTTTTGGGTTTGACTGTGTTCCTAACGACATTACCACACATGGAcaatgtttgtgtatttatcgGCAGCGCCAGCGGGGGGAGACAAAGCTTCCAGACTGCAGATTTACTACAAAAGGCCAAAGGAGACATGTTACATCGGCTTGACTCACTCTTAGTGAACTCCTGAGGTGCTCTGATTGGTAGATGGGCGGACGGGGTTGTGGCGTCTTTGGGAAGTTTGcacctgcctttttttcttggGTCTTTCAGGGCATGCACCACTGGTTCACtctgtggagaaaaacaaaggctAGTTCAGCAAACATCAACTTGTAAACCAAAAGCTCAAAAACCATCGGTGACCATCTGCTTTGCGTATGTGCACGTCCTTTTGCGTGTGTTTGATTACAATTGAAGTTTGTAATTTGGAGACCTGCAATTACAAGAGGCCTTTTCCTTAAGCAACAAAAAGATTTGGACATAACCTACCACAGCTTAGCTCTGCTTTCACTCTAAATGACAGGCTGCTTGTAATGGTTCTGAGTGGGAGTATGCGCAGACGTTAAGCATAGGGGCGTCTATGGACTATGTGTCTGTGTATATCATCTTCCCTCCGCTAAGTCCCTTCTATGTCCGTGGTCGTATTTACAGCTGGAGGCCCCCATGGCGACGGGAACTTCTCAGAGTGGCTGAGCTTCTCCCAGATTTGGCATAAACCATATTTGGACTGAGCCGGGGTGTCTTCAGGCAAGACCGAGCATATACACTTGACGAAAACATGGTTTCCATGCGAGTAAACACTTACAGCGCCGGAGCTGCCAAGTCTCCTACACTTCTGGCAAGAGATTAGCACATCAGGCTGAAGTGTTGTTTTCTGCTTCTACCTACATGATTGAGTTTACCCAAGAGACCGCGAGCGCAAGTGAAACGGGATTCCTAACGGTCTCCCGCTTTGACGCATTTCTTCACATTTGCAGAGATTTGCAGAAGCAAAATCCATGTGCACAATTTGGAGTGATTGACAGATTGGGCTGTTATTACATCCCTAAAGAtgtttaaacttgttttatggGCTGAGGGTAGTTTCCTTCTAACCAGTAATTTCAGGAATCCTGGCACTGTTATCTCACCATAACTCAGTCATTATTGAAAAAATGGGATGGAATGGAAAGTGTAGATGAAAGGATTAGTGCTTTTTAAGCACTTGGAAACCACACACAGTCAGCCAGTCCAAAAACAGCTCAAAGAAACACTGTTAACATGGGTTTTGCAACAATGCAATGAGTTAATGTTGCTCTTAGCATTTTGTTCACAAGTCCACACAAACTGCACGGAGTTCAGCTTAAGATTAGCGCTGTCATCCAGAAACAATttgcaacacaaacatttttacagagcAGCGTCTTGGAATGTGACTGGCTGAAGAATGCAGCCAAGGTTAAGGAATAGCTGCTTCTCCTTGGAACCTTAATTGTAGGATCCGTCCTAATTTGTGGTGAGATAACAAATATATAGTGCCTTGCTCAagaattcacattttctaaagCTGCAACTGCAAACCTCAGTGTACTTTATAGGATATTGTTTGAACAAGCGAAGAGTGCGGCATGCATTTGTATATAGTCGGCTTGAGTTACTGTTTTGTAGAAGCTCCATTCACTGCAGCTACAGGCGGGGGGGCGTGTCTAGAAGGGTGGCAtactaaaattacaattttatctGAATTCCCTGCTGTCTCGGATAGCAACAAACAGCATGCCAAAATCTGAAGCTAAGAAAGAGGGAGGGGGGACTATTTTGTATCCTATATAAATTGATCTTTGGTCTGAATCTGAAATGGACGTTGGGGTGGCCAATCAGAAGGGCAGCCAATGCACAGCTACAGACCAAAATGTTTGcaccttcagtttttttccaaaatagctCATTATCTATGAACattatttctcttttacatttaggtgggctttgactgggccattctaacatgtGAACATGTCCCATTCCACTGAAGCTCCGGCTGTCTTTTAGCATTTAGCCACATCCATCCTCCCATACACACTGCCAAGCTCTGCTTTCTATCAAAAGAAgctttacttttcttttgttgatgtttgtttggttttgcaTATGCCAGATTCCTGGAATGCCCAACACACAGTGAACAAATTATTGTTTAGAATACGCAAGAAATGCCTGAGCCGCTcctctctccagctcctccagagttccTTCTGACGGCCATGTCTTTATGACGCCCCTGAATTTTGAAGAGCGTGTAGCATTTCACAATTGTGCGCAAC
Proteins encoded:
- the tnfsf11 gene encoding tumor necrosis factor ligand superfamily member 11, giving the protein MAATHSSEYRAYLRNAMDIEAGQQRFPPVPSSEPTYRSLFIGTLAVMGILQVASSVAILLHLTGYLHEVDLSPSSRPSLEMESEPVVHALKDPRKKGRCKLPKDATTPSAHLPIRAPQEFTKKDYSMINIKWDDQHGNLHKMSYDDGNLLVRESGLYYVYVKTCFRYYNIGGPDEGREARTRPPDVSKAQLIQYVYHKSIKQNSRKVLLMKTGSTKQWNNTSYNMYCAQQSRVVHLVEGDALFVEVSNAWLLDQEAEGTYFGAVKWGN